A section of the Scleropages formosus chromosome 16, fSclFor1.1, whole genome shotgun sequence genome encodes:
- the patl1 gene encoding protein PAT1 homolog 1 isoform X2: MFRFQSLDEDCTLEEEEGLVEEEDEIDQFNDDTFGAGAIDDDWQEEHARLAELDERDKDAASMHLPASTSQDSLTKTPAPPPSAPPPGLEDQGGGGDLAESLARLILGADPAIAGVGTVKMSDRVAQPQPPPSGLQLQPHSLLSYQQQSQSQHLLHRGTAPMQMNSRSIWESVGFGPVSVTPGLAPHMEDSSLASIMKEVGLPKKPATMRSDERRDLSERVPPPRSCSPVIGSPPVRAAPIGTPPKPPMSHPLNQQIHCPTAVHVRAPVQHRYPPPYPERLSPNTLLNIANSPLCRPPFPAGVGPVLSQIQRAQLLNSQVGPFPRGAPAPPLLHSGGGGFRPFFGQPPPRVGPLPPPNHGSIRHNTTHLHPQHRRLLTQRLQNRSDRGGRTGEHRNRDPYSNLMTQREKDWVARIQMMQLQSTDPYLDDYYYQNYYEKMEKRQETERDSSKKEHTTKLITPQVAKLEHTYRPVQFAGSLGKLTVSSVNNPRKMIDAVVTSRTDDEEKREKQVWNKRRQILYTVEKMYSLLLEVQDFEKKFIQTPEEQRDALLEQHKSHTVQLYNTLREREWDDRVSDEQCLMIMSVRKGKRLVSRLLPFLPQPQAAAVIMAIARNLPALAKKDKQDQVLCWLVEPVAAVIQSMSSSALTDLLQELQGSEGQLPRVLQNKFGVTLLYLILSEGERMQSSDTNCQLMDDNRWTELVFSVTRKLLEVPPASLSPPLFTPPNLLSLFSRYVDRQRLEQLQEKLQISALSR; encoded by the exons ATGTTCCGTTTTCAG TCTTTGGATGAGGATTGTAccctggaggaggaagagggactCGTTGAAGAAGAGGATGAGATTGACCAGTTCAATGACGACACTTTTGGAGCAGGGGCAATTG ATGATGACTGGCAGGAGGAGCATGCCCGCCTGGCAGAGCTCGATGAACGAGACAAAGATGCTGCTTCCATGCACCTCCCCGCCTCCACTTCCCAAGATTCCCTGACAAAAACTCCAGCCCCTCCACCCTCAGCCCCCCCTCCAGGTCTGGAAGATCAAGGGGGTGGCGGGGACCTGGCAGAATCCCTGGCCCGGCTGATCCTAGGGGCGGACCCGGCGATCGCTGGGGTGGGGACGGTGAAAATGTCCGATAGAGTGGCGCAGCCTCAGCCACCACCGTCGGGTCTCCAGCTGCAGCCCCATTCGCTGCTCAGTTACCAGCAGCAGTCGCAGTCACAGCACCTGCTGCACCGAGGAACAGCGCCCATGCAG ATGAACTCGCGCAGCATCTGGGAGAGTGTTGGATTCGGCCCAGTCAGTGTTACACCTGGACTCGCACCACATATGGAG GACAGTTCTCTGGCGTCCATCATGAAGGAGGTTGGGCTGCCCAAGAAACCGGCAACGATGAGGAGCGATGAAAGGCGAGATCTCTCAGAGCGAGTCCCCCCGCCTCGCTCCTGCTCACCTGTGATAGGGAGTCCCCCTGTGAGGGCGGCGCCCATTGGGACTCCTCCCAAGCCACCCATGAGCCACCCCCTCAATCAGCAG ATCCACTGCCCCACAGCGGTACACGTGCGAGCTCCAGTACAACACCGATACCCCCCTCCCTACCCTGAACGCCTCTCCCCCAACACCCTTCTCAACATTGCT AACTCTCCCCTGTGTCGCCCCCCATTCCCTGCTGGGGTGGGTCCCGTCCTCTCCCAGATCCAGCGGGCTCAGCTGCTGAATTCCCAG GTGGGGCCATTCCCCAGGGGTGCACCTGCTCCTCCTCTTTTACATAGTGGCGGTGGTGGCTTTCGGCCATTTTTCGGGCAACCCCCCCCAAGGGTGGGGCCCCTCCCTCCTCCAAACCATGGCTCGATTCGGCACAACACCACACACCTACACCCTCAGCACCGGAGGCTTCTCACCCAGAGGCTGCAAAACAGGAG TGACCGAGGCGGCCGCACAGGTGAGCACAGGAACAGGGACCCCTACAGTAACCTGATGACGCAACGTGAGAAGGACTGGGTGGCCCGCATACAGATGATGCAGCTGCAGAGCACTGACCCCTACTTGGATGACTACTACTACCAG AACTATTACGAGAAGATGGAAAAGAGGCAGGAGACGGAGCGCGACAGCTCCAAGAAGGAGCACACGACGAAGCTGATCACGCCGCAGGTGGCTAAGCTGGAGCACACCTACAGGCCAG tgcaaTTTGCTGGCTCTCTGGGAAAGCTAACGGTCTCTAGCGTGAACAACCCCAGGAAGATGATTGACGCCGTGGTGACAAGTCGCACGGATGACGAG gagaagagggagaagcAGGTGTGGAACAAGAGGAGACAGATTCTCTACACCGTGGAGAAG ATGTATAGTCTGCTGCTGGAGGTACAAGACTTTGAGAAGAAGTTCATCCAGACACCCGAGGAGCAGAGGGACGCTCTGCTGGAACAGCACAAGAGTCACACGGTGCAGCTGTACAACACGCTGCGGGAACGCGAGTGGGATGATAG GGTCAGTGATGAGCAGTGTTTGATGATCATGTCTGTGAGGAAAGGGAAGCGTCTGGTCTCCAGGCTCCTTCCCTTCTTGCCCCAGCCACaggctgctgctgttattatgGCGATTGCCCGGAACCTACCTGCTCTGGCAAAGAAAGACAAGCAAGACCAG GTTCTGTGCTGGCTGGTGGAGCCTGTTGCTGCAGTGATCCAGTCCATGTCCAGTTCTGCCCTCACTGACCTGCTGCAGGAACTCCAGGGCAGCGAGGGCCAACTGCCCCGTGTCCTGCAAAACAAG tTTGGTGTGACCCTGCTGTACCTTATCCTGAGCGAGGGTGAGCGCATGCAGAGCTCTGACACCAACTGCCAGCTCATGGATGACAATCGATG gacagaGCTGGTGTTCTCGGTCACGCGGAAGCTGCTCGAGGTGCCCCCCGCATCCCTTTCTCCTCCCCTGTTCACTCCGCCCAATCTGCTGTCCCTCTTCTCCCGCTATGTGGATCGGCAGAGactggagcagctgcaggagaagcTACA GATCTCTGCTCTGTCCAGGTAG
- the patl1 gene encoding protein PAT1 homolog 1 isoform X1, giving the protein MFRFQSLDEDCTLEEEEGLVEEEDEIDQFNDDTFGAGAIDDDWQEEHARLAELDERDKDAASMHLPASTSQDSLTKTPAPPPSAPPPGLEDQGGGGDLAESLARLILGADPAIAGVGTVKMSDRVAQPQPPPSGLQLQPHSLLSYQQQSQSQHLLHRGTAPMQMNSRSIWESVGFGPVSVTPGLAPHMEDSSLASIMKEVGLPKKPATMRSDERRDLSERVPPPRSCSPVIGSPPVRAAPIGTPPKPPMSHPLNQQIHCPTAVHVRAPVQHRYPPPYPERLSPNTLLNIANSPLCRPPFPAGVGPVLSQIQRAQLLNSQVRSARFCVPPLPQVGPFPRGAPAPPLLHSGGGGFRPFFGQPPPRVGPLPPPNHGSIRHNTTHLHPQHRRLLTQRLQNRSDRGGRTGEHRNRDPYSNLMTQREKDWVARIQMMQLQSTDPYLDDYYYQNYYEKMEKRQETERDSSKKEHTTKLITPQVAKLEHTYRPVQFAGSLGKLTVSSVNNPRKMIDAVVTSRTDDEEKREKQVWNKRRQILYTVEKMYSLLLEVQDFEKKFIQTPEEQRDALLEQHKSHTVQLYNTLREREWDDRVSDEQCLMIMSVRKGKRLVSRLLPFLPQPQAAAVIMAIARNLPALAKKDKQDQVLCWLVEPVAAVIQSMSSSALTDLLQELQGSEGQLPRVLQNKFGVTLLYLILSEGERMQSSDTNCQLMDDNRWTELVFSVTRKLLEVPPASLSPPLFTPPNLLSLFSRYVDRQRLEQLQEKLQISALSR; this is encoded by the exons ATGTTCCGTTTTCAG TCTTTGGATGAGGATTGTAccctggaggaggaagagggactCGTTGAAGAAGAGGATGAGATTGACCAGTTCAATGACGACACTTTTGGAGCAGGGGCAATTG ATGATGACTGGCAGGAGGAGCATGCCCGCCTGGCAGAGCTCGATGAACGAGACAAAGATGCTGCTTCCATGCACCTCCCCGCCTCCACTTCCCAAGATTCCCTGACAAAAACTCCAGCCCCTCCACCCTCAGCCCCCCCTCCAGGTCTGGAAGATCAAGGGGGTGGCGGGGACCTGGCAGAATCCCTGGCCCGGCTGATCCTAGGGGCGGACCCGGCGATCGCTGGGGTGGGGACGGTGAAAATGTCCGATAGAGTGGCGCAGCCTCAGCCACCACCGTCGGGTCTCCAGCTGCAGCCCCATTCGCTGCTCAGTTACCAGCAGCAGTCGCAGTCACAGCACCTGCTGCACCGAGGAACAGCGCCCATGCAG ATGAACTCGCGCAGCATCTGGGAGAGTGTTGGATTCGGCCCAGTCAGTGTTACACCTGGACTCGCACCACATATGGAG GACAGTTCTCTGGCGTCCATCATGAAGGAGGTTGGGCTGCCCAAGAAACCGGCAACGATGAGGAGCGATGAAAGGCGAGATCTCTCAGAGCGAGTCCCCCCGCCTCGCTCCTGCTCACCTGTGATAGGGAGTCCCCCTGTGAGGGCGGCGCCCATTGGGACTCCTCCCAAGCCACCCATGAGCCACCCCCTCAATCAGCAG ATCCACTGCCCCACAGCGGTACACGTGCGAGCTCCAGTACAACACCGATACCCCCCTCCCTACCCTGAACGCCTCTCCCCCAACACCCTTCTCAACATTGCT AACTCTCCCCTGTGTCGCCCCCCATTCCCTGCTGGGGTGGGTCCCGTCCTCTCCCAGATCCAGCGGGCTCAGCTGCTGAATTCCCAGGTGCGTTCTGCCCGATTCTGTGTGCCACCGCTTCCACAG GTGGGGCCATTCCCCAGGGGTGCACCTGCTCCTCCTCTTTTACATAGTGGCGGTGGTGGCTTTCGGCCATTTTTCGGGCAACCCCCCCCAAGGGTGGGGCCCCTCCCTCCTCCAAACCATGGCTCGATTCGGCACAACACCACACACCTACACCCTCAGCACCGGAGGCTTCTCACCCAGAGGCTGCAAAACAGGAG TGACCGAGGCGGCCGCACAGGTGAGCACAGGAACAGGGACCCCTACAGTAACCTGATGACGCAACGTGAGAAGGACTGGGTGGCCCGCATACAGATGATGCAGCTGCAGAGCACTGACCCCTACTTGGATGACTACTACTACCAG AACTATTACGAGAAGATGGAAAAGAGGCAGGAGACGGAGCGCGACAGCTCCAAGAAGGAGCACACGACGAAGCTGATCACGCCGCAGGTGGCTAAGCTGGAGCACACCTACAGGCCAG tgcaaTTTGCTGGCTCTCTGGGAAAGCTAACGGTCTCTAGCGTGAACAACCCCAGGAAGATGATTGACGCCGTGGTGACAAGTCGCACGGATGACGAG gagaagagggagaagcAGGTGTGGAACAAGAGGAGACAGATTCTCTACACCGTGGAGAAG ATGTATAGTCTGCTGCTGGAGGTACAAGACTTTGAGAAGAAGTTCATCCAGACACCCGAGGAGCAGAGGGACGCTCTGCTGGAACAGCACAAGAGTCACACGGTGCAGCTGTACAACACGCTGCGGGAACGCGAGTGGGATGATAG GGTCAGTGATGAGCAGTGTTTGATGATCATGTCTGTGAGGAAAGGGAAGCGTCTGGTCTCCAGGCTCCTTCCCTTCTTGCCCCAGCCACaggctgctgctgttattatgGCGATTGCCCGGAACCTACCTGCTCTGGCAAAGAAAGACAAGCAAGACCAG GTTCTGTGCTGGCTGGTGGAGCCTGTTGCTGCAGTGATCCAGTCCATGTCCAGTTCTGCCCTCACTGACCTGCTGCAGGAACTCCAGGGCAGCGAGGGCCAACTGCCCCGTGTCCTGCAAAACAAG tTTGGTGTGACCCTGCTGTACCTTATCCTGAGCGAGGGTGAGCGCATGCAGAGCTCTGACACCAACTGCCAGCTCATGGATGACAATCGATG gacagaGCTGGTGTTCTCGGTCACGCGGAAGCTGCTCGAGGTGCCCCCCGCATCCCTTTCTCCTCCCCTGTTCACTCCGCCCAATCTGCTGTCCCTCTTCTCCCGCTATGTGGATCGGCAGAGactggagcagctgcaggagaagcTACA GATCTCTGCTCTGTCCAGGTAG
- the osbp gene encoding oxysterol-binding protein 1 isoform X2, which translates to MSEPKAPAPPPGDTYKGWLFKWTNYIKGYQRRWFVLSNGLLSYYRTQAEMGHTCRGTINLATANIVVEDSCNFVISNGGAQTYHLKASSEVERQRWITALELAKAKAVRMQAESDDSGDDCVSSSPLQSGQGSGTRNSEVQSTLRTLGSKVEDLSTCNDLIAKHGSALQRSLSELEGVRLGGDTGDKIRQVTERATLFRITSNAMINACRDFLALAQAHSKRWQKALQAEREQRVRLEETLEQLAKQHNHLERAFRGATVLPPPLANPAGDSKVSGKGDVSDEDDENEFFDAMEDVPEFITVPADPKYHRRSGSNVSGISSEIGMDDQSLDEQSLASNPESPQPQEVELVRKRRTRIPDKPNYSLNLWSIMKNCIGKELSKIPMPVNFNEPLSMLQRLSEDLEYHELLDKAAKCQNPLEQLCYVAAFSVSSYSTTVHRTGKPFNPLLGETFELDRLHEFGYRSLCEQVSHHPPAAAHHVISKRGWTLRQEITLASKFRGKYLSIMPLGTIHCIFEKSNNHYTWKKVTTTVHNIIVGKLWIDQSGEIDVVNHRTGDRCHLKFAPYSYFSRDVARKVTGVVTDKDGKAHFVLSGTWDEKMEVSRVMQSSRGGGENGTEGKQKTVYQTLRARELWKKNPLPEGAETMYYFSLLALTLNEQEEGVAPTDSRRRPDQRLMEQGHWEEANAEKQRLEEKQRSMRREREREAARAASAAEDGVPQDNYKAQWFERTEDPTTGEVTHIYMGGYWEAKEQASWDMCPDIF; encoded by the exons ATGTCGGAGCCCAAGGCGCCCGCGCCGCCCCCGGGGGACACGTACAAGGGGTGGCTCTTCAAGTGGACCAACTACATCAAGGGCTACCAGCGGCGATGGTTCGTCCTCAGCAACGGCCTGCTCTCCTACTACAG GACGCAGGCTGAGATGGGTCACACGTGCCGCGGCACTATCAACCTGGCCACGGCCAACATCGTCGTCGAGGACTCGTGCAACTTTGTCATCTCCAACGGTGGCGCGCAGACCTACCACCTGAAGGCGAGCTCGGAGGTGGAGCGGCAGCGCTGGATCACGGCCCTGGAGCTGGCCAAGGCCAAGGCCGTGCGCATGCAGGCAGAGTCCG ATGACTCGGGAGACGACTGCGTGTCATCCTCGCCCCTGCAGTCTGGTCAGGGCAGCGGCACCCGCAACTCGGAGGTGCAGTCGACCCTGCGCACGCTCGGTAGCAAGGTGGAGGACCTGAGCACCTGCAATGACCTTATTGCCAAGCATGGCTCCGCCCTCCAGAG GTCCCTGTCGGAGCTCGAGGGCGTGCGACTCGGCGGGGACACAGGAGACAAGATCCGGCAGGTGACTGAGAGGGCCACCTTGTTCCGCATAACGTCCAACGCCATGATCAAC GCGTGCCGTGACTTCCTGGCTCTGGCCCAGGCCCACAGCAAGCGCTGGCAGAAAGCCCTGCAGGCCGAGCGGGAGCAGCGCGTGCGGCTGGAGGAGACGTTAGAGCAACTGGCCAAGCAGCACAATCACCTGGAGAGGGCCTTCCGCGgggccactgtgctgccaccaCCGCTCGCCAACCCGGCCGGGGACAGCAAGG TTTCAGGGAAAGGAGATGTGAGCGACGAGGATGATGAGAACGAGTTCTTCGATGCCATGGAGGACGTTCCGGAGTTCATCACCGTACCTGCGGACCCCAAGTACCACAG GCGGTCGGGCAGCAACGTGAGCGGCATCAGCAGTGAGATCGGAATGGACGACCAGtcg CTTGACGAGCAGTCCCTGGCATCGAACCCGGAGTCGCCGCAGCCCCAGGAGGTGGAGCTCGTGAGGAAGCGGAGAACCCGCATTCCGGACAAGCCCAACTACTCACTGAACTTGTGGAGCATCATGAAGAACTGCATCGGCAAGGAGCTCTCCAAGATCCCCATGCCT GTGAACTTCAACGAGCCCCTGTCCATGCTGCAGCGCCTCTCGGAGGACCTCGAGTACCACGAACTGCTGGACAAGGCAGCCAAGTGCCAGAACCCGCTGGAACAGCTCTGTTACGTGGCGGCCTTCTCTGTGTCGTCCTACTCCACGACGGTGCACCGCACAGGCAAACCCTTCAACCCGCTGCTGGGGGAGACCTTTGAGCTGGACCGTCTCCACGAGTTCGGCTACAGGTCCCTGTGCGAGCAG GTGAGTCACCACCCTCCCGCAGCAGCGCATCACGTGATCTCCAAGCGAGGCTGGACCCTGAGGCAGGAGATCACCCTCGCCAGCAAGTTCAGGGGCAAATACCTGTCCATCATGCCTCTGG GTACAATCCACTGCATCTTTGAGAAGAGCAACAATCACTACACGTGGAAGAAGGTCACCACCACCGTGCACAACATCATTGTGGGGAAGCTGTGGATCGACCAG TCAGGAGAGATCGATGTGGTTAATCATCGCACTGGGGACCGCTGCCACCTGAAATTTGCCCCCTACAGTTACTTCTCCAGGGACGTGGCGCGAAAG GTCACGGGTGTGGTGACGGACAAGGATGGCAAGGCCCACTTTGTGCTGTCAGGGACGTGGGACGAGAAGATGGAGGTGTCCCGTGTCATGCAGAGCAGCCGTGGTGGCGGAGAGAACGGTACCGAGGGCAAGCAGAAGACCGTGTACCAGACCCTGCGTGCCCGCGAGCTCTGGAAGAAGAACCCGCTCCC ggagggggcggagactaTGTACTACTTCTCATTGCTGGCGCTGACGCTAAACGAGCAGGAAGAGGGCGTAGCTCCGACAGACAGCCGGCGACGGCCTGACCAGCGCCTTATGGAACAGGGTCATTGGGAAGAGGCCAACGCCGAGAAGCAGcggctggaggagaagcagcGCAGCATGCGGCGCGAGAGGGAACGGGAGGCGGCACGAGCTGCCAGTGCTGCCGAGGACG GTGTCCCCCAGGACAACTACAAGGCACAGTGGTTCGAGCGCACCGAGGACCCCACCACTGGAGAAGTGACCCATATCTACATGGGAGGATACTGGGAGGCTAAGGAGCAGGCCAGCTGGGACATGTGCCCTGATATATTCTGA
- the osbp gene encoding oxysterol-binding protein 1 isoform X1 yields the protein MSEPKAPAPPPGDTYKGWLFKWTNYIKGYQRRWFVLSNGLLSYYRTQAEMGHTCRGTINLATANIVVEDSCNFVISNGGAQTYHLKASSEVERQRWITALELAKAKAVRMQAESDDSGDDCVSSSPLQSGQGSGTRNSEVQSTLRTLGSKVEDLSTCNDLIAKHGSALQRSLSELEGVRLGGDTGDKIRQVTERATLFRITSNAMINACRDFLALAQAHSKRWQKALQAEREQRVRLEETLEQLAKQHNHLERAFRGATVLPPPLANPAGDSKVSGKGDVSDEDDENEFFDAMEDVPEFITVPADPKYHRRSGSNVSGISSEIGMDDQSLDEQSLASNPESPQPQEVELVRKRRTRIPDKPNYSLNLWSIMKNCIGKELSKIPMPVNFNEPLSMLQRLSEDLEYHELLDKAAKCQNPLEQLCYVAAFSVSSYSTTVHRTGKPFNPLLGETFELDRLHEFGYRSLCEQVSHHPPAAAHHVISKRGWTLRQEITLASKFRGKYLSIMPLGTIHCIFEKSNNHYTWKKVTTTVHNIIVGKLWIDQSGEIDVVNHRTGDRCHLKFAPYSYFSRDVARKVTGVVTDKDGKAHFVLSGTWDEKMEVSRVMQSSRGGGENGTEGKQKTVYQTLRARELWKKNPLPEGAETMYYFSLLALTLNEQEEGVAPTDSRRRPDQRLMEQGHWEEANAEKQRLEEKQRSMRREREREAARAASAAEDAVNEDSITDSPLKSVPQDNYKAQWFERTEDPTTGEVTHIYMGGYWEAKEQASWDMCPDIF from the exons ATGTCGGAGCCCAAGGCGCCCGCGCCGCCCCCGGGGGACACGTACAAGGGGTGGCTCTTCAAGTGGACCAACTACATCAAGGGCTACCAGCGGCGATGGTTCGTCCTCAGCAACGGCCTGCTCTCCTACTACAG GACGCAGGCTGAGATGGGTCACACGTGCCGCGGCACTATCAACCTGGCCACGGCCAACATCGTCGTCGAGGACTCGTGCAACTTTGTCATCTCCAACGGTGGCGCGCAGACCTACCACCTGAAGGCGAGCTCGGAGGTGGAGCGGCAGCGCTGGATCACGGCCCTGGAGCTGGCCAAGGCCAAGGCCGTGCGCATGCAGGCAGAGTCCG ATGACTCGGGAGACGACTGCGTGTCATCCTCGCCCCTGCAGTCTGGTCAGGGCAGCGGCACCCGCAACTCGGAGGTGCAGTCGACCCTGCGCACGCTCGGTAGCAAGGTGGAGGACCTGAGCACCTGCAATGACCTTATTGCCAAGCATGGCTCCGCCCTCCAGAG GTCCCTGTCGGAGCTCGAGGGCGTGCGACTCGGCGGGGACACAGGAGACAAGATCCGGCAGGTGACTGAGAGGGCCACCTTGTTCCGCATAACGTCCAACGCCATGATCAAC GCGTGCCGTGACTTCCTGGCTCTGGCCCAGGCCCACAGCAAGCGCTGGCAGAAAGCCCTGCAGGCCGAGCGGGAGCAGCGCGTGCGGCTGGAGGAGACGTTAGAGCAACTGGCCAAGCAGCACAATCACCTGGAGAGGGCCTTCCGCGgggccactgtgctgccaccaCCGCTCGCCAACCCGGCCGGGGACAGCAAGG TTTCAGGGAAAGGAGATGTGAGCGACGAGGATGATGAGAACGAGTTCTTCGATGCCATGGAGGACGTTCCGGAGTTCATCACCGTACCTGCGGACCCCAAGTACCACAG GCGGTCGGGCAGCAACGTGAGCGGCATCAGCAGTGAGATCGGAATGGACGACCAGtcg CTTGACGAGCAGTCCCTGGCATCGAACCCGGAGTCGCCGCAGCCCCAGGAGGTGGAGCTCGTGAGGAAGCGGAGAACCCGCATTCCGGACAAGCCCAACTACTCACTGAACTTGTGGAGCATCATGAAGAACTGCATCGGCAAGGAGCTCTCCAAGATCCCCATGCCT GTGAACTTCAACGAGCCCCTGTCCATGCTGCAGCGCCTCTCGGAGGACCTCGAGTACCACGAACTGCTGGACAAGGCAGCCAAGTGCCAGAACCCGCTGGAACAGCTCTGTTACGTGGCGGCCTTCTCTGTGTCGTCCTACTCCACGACGGTGCACCGCACAGGCAAACCCTTCAACCCGCTGCTGGGGGAGACCTTTGAGCTGGACCGTCTCCACGAGTTCGGCTACAGGTCCCTGTGCGAGCAG GTGAGTCACCACCCTCCCGCAGCAGCGCATCACGTGATCTCCAAGCGAGGCTGGACCCTGAGGCAGGAGATCACCCTCGCCAGCAAGTTCAGGGGCAAATACCTGTCCATCATGCCTCTGG GTACAATCCACTGCATCTTTGAGAAGAGCAACAATCACTACACGTGGAAGAAGGTCACCACCACCGTGCACAACATCATTGTGGGGAAGCTGTGGATCGACCAG TCAGGAGAGATCGATGTGGTTAATCATCGCACTGGGGACCGCTGCCACCTGAAATTTGCCCCCTACAGTTACTTCTCCAGGGACGTGGCGCGAAAG GTCACGGGTGTGGTGACGGACAAGGATGGCAAGGCCCACTTTGTGCTGTCAGGGACGTGGGACGAGAAGATGGAGGTGTCCCGTGTCATGCAGAGCAGCCGTGGTGGCGGAGAGAACGGTACCGAGGGCAAGCAGAAGACCGTGTACCAGACCCTGCGTGCCCGCGAGCTCTGGAAGAAGAACCCGCTCCC ggagggggcggagactaTGTACTACTTCTCATTGCTGGCGCTGACGCTAAACGAGCAGGAAGAGGGCGTAGCTCCGACAGACAGCCGGCGACGGCCTGACCAGCGCCTTATGGAACAGGGTCATTGGGAAGAGGCCAACGCCGAGAAGCAGcggctggaggagaagcagcGCAGCATGCGGCGCGAGAGGGAACGGGAGGCGGCACGAGCTGCCAGTGCTGCCGAGGACG CTGTCAATGAGGACTCCATTACTGACTCGCCTTTGAAAA GTGTCCCCCAGGACAACTACAAGGCACAGTGGTTCGAGCGCACCGAGGACCCCACCACTGGAGAAGTGACCCATATCTACATGGGAGGATACTGGGAGGCTAAGGAGCAGGCCAGCTGGGACATGTGCCCTGATATATTCTGA
- the LOC108930000 gene encoding uncharacterized protein LOC108930000, with product MGIHSTDATIRTLNEVADLSDVSFGHGYPRHGLRLLHWLANSWITFRDGKDGKMRAACDPAAGAFGFRPFHNVEKILPPLNNQSKYFEVGNLYVEGAERLPFGPARGGGDASNTDRIIVRMEPGLVVAKVYVTEHVPQHNSFCVESTRCVSRQLIHCARSLSESSFLQQADYRRDAVVHEQAFRGNGKASARKRVCNCVIL from the coding sequence ATGGGGATTCACAGTACAGATGCGACCATTCGAACCCTGAACGAAGTTGCGGATTTAAGCGACGTCAGTTTTGGCCACGGATACCCCCGGCATGGCTTGCGACTGCTGCACTGGCTGGCGAACAGCTGGATCACCTTCAGGGACGGGAAGGACGGCAAGATGAGGGCTGCATGCGACCCCGCCGCTGGTGCTTTCGGCTTTCGCCCTTTCCACAACGTGGAGAAGATCCTGCCTCCACTGAACAACCAGAGCAAGTACTTCGAGGTGGGGAACCTCTACGTTGAGGGGGCCGAGAGGTTGCCTTTCGGCCCGGCCCGCGGAGGAGGGGACGCGAGCAACACGGACCGCATCATCGTGAGAATGGAGCCCGGTTTGGTGGTCGCCAAGGTCTACGTCACGGAGCACGTGCCCCAGCACAACAGCTTCTGTGTGGAATCTACACGCTGCGTCAGCAGGCAGCTCATCCATTGTGCGCGAAGCCTGTCGGAGAGCAGCTTCCTCCAGCAGGCCGACTATAGGCGTGACGCCGTCGTCCACGAGCAAGCGTTTCGCGGAAATGGGAAGGCTTCCGCTCGGAAACGCGTGTGCAACTGCGTCATACTGTGA
- the LOC108929999 gene encoding uncharacterized protein LOC108929999: MGGYRKHDNIRTLNSVADLSGVSFGHKYPRHGLLLLHWLAKGWIWFNTEGKMMAARDPAFGDFGFHLFHNKEQILPPLKNQSQYFEVGNFHAPGASALPFSQAQTGSDKSNTDRIIVRMDPGCVVAEVYITEHVPHLNSFGAHFTYRVSRGLIGSVARYTPESFLQQAGYIGRAIENRETVVEMEEPPVHEAPSRPNRICSCIIL, translated from the coding sequence ATGGGTGGTTACAGGAAACACGACAACATTCGAACCCTGAACTCAGTTGCAGACTTAAGTGGTGTGAGTTTTGGCCACAAATACCCCAGGCATGGCCTCCTACTTCTGCACTGGCTGGCGAAGGGCTGGATCTGGTTCAACACTGAGGGCAAGATGATGGCCGCACGGGACCCCGCATTTGGGGATTTTGGGTTTCACCTCTTCCACAACAAGGAGCAGATCCTGCCCCCTCTGAAGAACCAGAGCCAGTACTTCGAGGTGGGGAACTTCCATGCTCCGGGGGCCTCCGCCTTGCCTTTCAGCCAGGCCCAAACGGGAAGTGACAAGAGCAACACGGACCGCATCATCGTGAGAATGGATCCTGGTTGCGTTGTCGCCGAGGTCTACATCACCGAGCACGTGCCCCACCTGAACAGCTTCGGTGCGCACTTTACGTACCGCGTCAGCAGGGGGCTCATCGGTTCTGTAGCACGCTATACCCCGGAGAGCTTCCTCCAGCAGGCCGGCTACATCGGACGGGCCATCGAGAACCGCGAGACGGTCGTCGAAATGGAAGAGCCCCCCGTACACGAGGCTCCTTCGAGGCCAAACCGAATCTGCAGCTGCATTATACTGTGA